The DNA window GGCCTTTGGAATTTGGTTGCATCGGACCATTTTGTTCTCTGGTCTTGAAGTGTCTCTGTTActcttcatcttctttctgGCTTTCAGCTGAAGCTGAGGATCCTTCCTCTGCATTGTACCTTTAGGAATGGTATGGAACTCTTAGATGAGGTTGTAAAGCTCACCTGGTGCACTTTGCCACTAACAGAGATCTGTCCTAATGCCTCAGCAGACCTTGGCTTCCCACCAGCGTGAAGTTCCCTGATCAGTTGCTCAATGCCATGAGCTCTGCGTTCCCATTTACTCTCTCTGGGCTTGCCTTTATCTGGCTCACTCACTTGTGGTTATAGAGGGTGTTTGGTCATCTGTAGGGCAATAGACTTTGCAAGGGCAGTAGCATGTGCACGTTTGGGTATGGGAAGGACACAGGGCCCTTCTGAAGGGCTCAGGCTTCTGTTGAAGTCAaccctgccccagcagctcaCGTTCCCAATCTCCTTACACCCGGTATGTAATGCTCACGTGCTGCCTGTGCCCTGCATGGGGCTGTCTGTAGGCACTCAACCTTTGAGCAAACAGACTTTGGAATCCTATAGCAAGCTCCTGTGAAAACAGTGGTGGTACCAACGAAAGGCAAAGGACGCTGGCTCAATCATTACCGAGACACTGCACAGACGTGGTGCAAGCTGAAGAGTGTCTCCtttgcacacacagcagtgtgtcCCCAGCTCCTGCCCACGGGAGCTCCTGGTACGTCCTTGCTACGGTTTATCTCAACACTGCTATCTGAAAGCCCAGTGCACTGCTGCAGTTGCTTACGTCTGCGTGGCAGCCTGATTCAGCACCAGGTTGTGTTTCAGCCATGGGTGCGTTATTGTACATTTCATGAGCAACTGCAACCCCAACCTTACAGTGAGtcactgcaggaaggaggagagcttttctgcttttggcaGGCGTGAGGCAGGAGCCCTGGTCAGCACTCTGGGTGAGTCACCGTGCTGTGAATATCTGACAGTGGGTGGCTGTAATTATCACAGCTGCCCTGGCTGTGGGCATCCTCACAGATGTGTAGGCTGCTAAATTGCACGGTCCTGCAAGAGCTAAATGTGCTGCTGAGTCTTCAGCATGAATGCTAAGGGAGTGATTGAGAGTGAAGCAAACCACACAGGCAGCAGTTTTCCCCAGCCTGTTCAGATATGCTGGTGCCAGAGTTTCCCAAAAACCTGGAAGCCTTTCTGCAGCTTCAGTGGCTGTGGCAGAGGCTGTCAGggcttgctgcagagcagtgcccaCAAAACCAGAGAGAGCGATTAAATTGACTTGATAGGTGAATGGTGAGAAACTAATGCTGCTGATGTCAAGTTGTGGAGCCCTAAGCTTGGGTGTGAAACAACCACGCTCCTTTCAGCCTGTCTGCACCTGACTAGCAAGGAAAGTTTTGTCCTGTGGCTTGTGCAACCTTGACCGCTTCCAGTCCACTTAAAcagcatcagcagcagctgctgcagtacCTCCATTGCTGAGAAACGGCACTGGATCCCATCAGGTTTCTGTTTGCTTAGATTACCAGCTATACAGCCTATTGCCTGCTTAACAACCTTTTATTCTAAATCCCTGAGCATtaaacagctctgttttctcaaCAGAACGCCCAGGAATCCCACGGGGTTGCTGTGCCAACACCATCAGTGCCGGATGACTTTGAGGAAAAGGCAGCTCCTGGTAAGGGTTCTTTCCAAAGTCCTTCAGTGCAACGAGTTCAGCAAGTCCTTGGACTTGGGGAATCCTTTGAAGAAAGTGTGCACTTGCCATGCTCTGGAGCAGACAGTCTGATCCTGAGATTTTAATGCTAAAACCAGACCTGCTGTTAATAACTTTGTGGGGTCgttgaaaatgaatttgtttttaaaagttgaGGTGTAGTGGCTGTTAGAGTTAAGCAAGCTTTAGACAGCTGCTCAGCAAAATAAACCAGCTTCCTAGGAGGATGGCTGACCAGAGGAAATTCTGGTCTTTGCAGTGCTGGTGGAGGTGCTCATGCCACCCTGCTCTTGCTATTCCTTGCAGACCCCGGCTCCCAGATGAACGGGAACTACCGGATGTACAGCTCGGTGGGGGACCTGCGCCCACAGGCTCTCGAGAGGGAAGACGAGGATGAGGACATCCCTCCGCCACCATCAGTGcccccaccacctcctccaACAGCGCAGGTGCTCACACctccacctccagccccaccgGCTCCTCCACCACCCGAAGCACTGCCACCATCGCCGCCGCTGCCACCACCTGAGGCAGTGCCACCACCCCCTGCTGTGGCACCTCCACCACCCCCAGAGCCCACTCTGCCCTCCCCCATCACGCCAGCACCTCCAGACTTCATCCCGCCGGCTCCACCGCTCAGCAAGGCTCCTGTACCCTTCAGCAATGGCATCTCCAAGTGGAAGTCTGAGACGGTGCTGAACACGAGGCAGGTGGATGATGAGGGGCCACTCTGTCCTGCTGAGACCAAGGTGCCGGCTGCCCCCAGTGCAGAGGAGAACCCACAGGCCCCTAAGCAGTGCCCCGAGCCCCATCTCACCTTTCCCAGGTCCTTCAAGGTGCCCCCGCCTGCCCCGGCCCGGTCCTCCTCCATCCCCGTGCAGGAGAGCCAGCCTTCCCGCATCGAGCCCTTCACCCGGCAGCCCCATGCACGGCCTCCCCTCCCACCCTGCTTCACCATTAGACCCGCAGCCAAAGTTCATGCAGGAGAAGCCAAGGAAAGAAATCCGCCTTTGAGACAGCCCATCACCAAGGCAGCCCCTCCTCCGTTGAGCCCCAAGCCGGgcgctgtgctcagcagccGGACCTCAGTGCCCAGCTCAGAGCCGAAGAACCTCCAGCCAAAAACAGACATCAGAGACTCTCCTCCAAAATCTGAAGTTATCACTGCAAACGACCTGGAGCTGCCCCCTCCGGACTATCCTCTCTGTGAGGACAGTTGGAAGGATCCCAGCAGTCTGAGCCAGCTGCAGCATGAGCTGTCGGCCCTGCTGCGCTCTCCCAGGAGGGATGAGAGGCAGCCGGAAGGGCCAGCAGCCCCCCAGCCCATAAATGGCAGCACCAACCATGCTGGTAACCATGGATCTGATGGAGCCAGGCTTGCTGGAAAAGCTTTGTCATCACCtacaggagaggagagagagaggaaagagggGCCTGGGAGCAGCCCCAGTACCATGGGGGGACACCCTGGTGCAGCACAACCAGCTGtggagagcagccccactgcGCAGCCCCACAGCGTGAAGAAGATCAGGAGTGAGCTGGAGGCTGTGTTCTccctgaagaaagaaaggaagccaGCCCTGGGGCTCGGTGGTGAGAAGCAGAGCCCTGAGGATGGTGGCAGTGCCTCGCATTCAGGGTTGAGCCCTCCTGAGCCGGGTGACGCCGTGCTGCCAAAACCAGCCCTGAGCtcactgccagccccagcagatGCTGCGATTGTGGAGAAGAAAACGGAACAAGAGAATCATCCTGCTCCCGTCATCCCTGCCGCTAACAAGGCCATGGAGAGCTCAACCCCTGCTCCCCGCTTCCCTGACAGCAGTGTGAGCCCCCCAGGCCCACCTCAGAGAGCAGTGGAGGAGCTGCCAGCTCCCCCCATCCCATCACCCCCCATTTCCCCAGCGCCGCAGCCCAACACCGACATCTTCCAGTACAAAGTGCATCGGGCCGGGGCTGGTGAAGCTGAGCCTGCCTGCCCCCCGAGTTCAGCCAGCAGCCCCCCAGGAGTCCtgggcacagggcaggaggaggtgcTGATCCACCCGGTGACAGGAGAGCGGGTAGAGCGGGGCTCTcccatggcactgctgctggcagcccggCAGCGGGCACAGCGGGGCCGCCAGGGCAGCGATGCGGGGGGACCGCCGAGAGCCAGGCCACACAGCAAATTCGGCAGCAGCGCATCAGAAACCACCTCCAGCACCAGCTTCTACCGCCACGAATCCAAGCCTTACTCCTTCACCGTGGTGCCCCGGCCCTcggcagcacagagcaagccGCCGTCCTTCTCCAGTTCCTCAGAGCAGGGCCAGGCGGTGGGCAATGGGCAGCACTCAGGGCAGCAGCgggctgcagcctccagccTGCTGCGGGGTCTGCTGGAGCAGCCAAAGAACCCCAACCCTCCCCGCCACACCAcgtctggagaggaggaggagaacggGGAGGCAGCGCTGGACTACGCCATCATCCCCCCGCCCCCCGAGTTCAGCAATGAGGCGGATGAGGTTGGTGGGATCCCGCAGAGCCGTGAAGAGAACCACAAGTGCCCCAGCTTCCCTGACTGCAGCCGAGGCTCCGACACACCGCGGTACTTCAGGTGGCCTGGCTACGGCCGTAGTTACGGCTATGGGAGCAGCCAGGAGCCCTCggagcacagcaggaggaatGGTGACCTGGCACCCCCGTGCCCAGATTACAGCAGTGCCGCCGGTTACCTCAGCCGAGGGCCGAGCAGCCGCCCGCTGATCAAAAAGCGGCTCTACGTCTCCGAGCCTGAACACTCCTACCCCAGAGCAGCTGCCCGGG is part of the Lagopus muta isolate bLagMut1 chromosome 24, bLagMut1 primary, whole genome shotgun sequence genome and encodes:
- the C24H6orf132 gene encoding uncharacterized protein C6orf132 homolog translates to MKKHHSVQGTFSRLFGKKHGTAAASLFATNPPWIFSQEVTSDSAGGTGDVIEVYYGDNRFGTMTDSGTATLKPRPRVRPLLTFLPLNAQESHGVAVPTPSVPDDFEEKAAPDPGSQMNGNYRMYSSVGDLRPQALEREDEDEDIPPPPSVPPPPPPTAQVLTPPPPAPPAPPPPEALPPSPPLPPPEAVPPPPAVAPPPPPEPTLPSPITPAPPDFIPPAPPLSKAPVPFSNGISKWKSETVLNTRQVDDEGPLCPAETKVPAAPSAEENPQAPKQCPEPHLTFPRSFKVPPPAPARSSSIPVQESQPSRIEPFTRQPHARPPLPPCFTIRPAAKVHAGEAKERNPPLRQPITKAAPPPLSPKPGAVLSSRTSVPSSEPKNLQPKTDIRDSPPKSEVITANDLELPPPDYPLCEDSWKDPSSLSQLQHELSALLRSPRRDERQPEGPAAPQPINGSTNHAGNHGSDGARLAGKALSSPTGEERERKEGPGSSPSTMGGHPGAAQPAVESSPTAQPHSVKKIRSELEAVFSLKKERKPALGLGGEKQSPEDGGSASHSGLSPPEPGDAVLPKPALSSLPAPADAAIVEKKTEQENHPAPVIPAANKAMESSTPAPRFPDSSVSPPGPPQRAVEELPAPPIPSPPISPAPQPNTDIFQYKVHRAGAGEAEPACPPSSASSPPGVLGTGQEEVLIHPVTGERVERGSPMALLLAARQRAQRGRQGSDAGGPPRARPHSKFGSSASETTSSTSFYRHESKPYSFTVVPRPSAAQSKPPSFSSSSEQGQAVGNGQHSGQQRAAASSLLRGLLEQPKNPNPPRHTTSGEEEENGEAALDYAIIPPPPEFSNEADEVGGIPQSREENHKCPSFPDCSRGSDTPRYFRWPGYGRSYGYGSSQEPSEHSRRNGDLAPPCPDYSSAAGYLSRGPSSRPLIKKRLYVSEPEHSYPRAAARGAGLPSYGSGAYSSSAGDGTRRLSSAHWNSPGSAQGRRTSIDSAGKAGPYSGADAKYKGQNGDFLVAGRPAHGSSQYGGPTNTFMVRPGARQPISYTYQSGHR